The following DNA comes from Desulfovibrio sp. X2.
CGGACTCGGCGAGCCGGGCGAGCCCCTCGCGGCCGCCCGAGGCCTCGTCGACCTGCCAGCCGCGGTCCTCGAGCACCGCGCGCAGCATCATGCGGTGGCTCGGCTCGTCGTCGATGACCAGCACGCTGCGCGTCTCAGACATGGGGGGCCTCCTTGAGCAGGCAGTGGACCGTGGTGCCCCTGCCCGGCGCGCTGTCCAGCTCGACGCTGCCGCCCCAGGACTCCACGATGCCCTGCACGATGGACAGGCCGAGACCGGTGCCGCCGGCCCGCGTGGTGAAGAACGGTTCCAGCGCCCTCTCGCGCTGCTCCTCGTCCATGCCGGAGCCGTTGTCCGAAACGCTCAGGCGGACCATGCCGCCCTCGGCCTGGGCCGCGCTGACGCTCACGAGGCCGCCGTTCCCGGACTCGGGGCCGCCCTGCGCCTCGCCCTGGGGCAGCGCGGCCAGGGCGTTCAGCAGAAGGTTCAGGAGGATCTGCTTCAGCCCGTCCGCATCGCCGAGCACGGCCTGGCCGTCGAGCGCGAGGTCGAGGCGCGCGCCGCGCTCCTCGAGGTCGAACTTGAGCAGCCGCGCCACGTCCTCGGTGACGGGCCGCACGGCCACGGCCTCCAGGGCCTGGGCGCGGGGGCGGGCGAGGTAGAGCAGGTCGGTGATGACCTTGTTCAGCCGGTCGGCCTCGCGCACCATGGTCGCGGCGTAGTCCTCGTCCGGCTTGGTGCCTGCCAGCCGCTTGGTGAAGAACTGGGCGAAGCCGCGCAGGCTCGAGAGGGGGTTGCGCACCTCGTGGGCCACGGCCGCGGCCATGCGGCCCACGGCCGCCAGCTTCTCGGCCTGGCGCAGCCGCTCCTCCAGGGCCAGGGCCTCGGTGCGGTCGCGCAGGAGCACGATCCGTCCCTGCCCCTCGCCGAGCGAGCGCATGATGATCTCGAGCCTGTGGCCCGCGGCCTCCGCCGCCAGCACGCCGTCTCCCGGCACCGCGGCGGGCAGGACTTCGGCCAGGGGGCGGCCGACCAGGGCGTCGGCGGTGCCCGTCCCGTCGCCGGGAGCTCCCTCGCCCTGCGCCTCGCCGGCGAGGAGCCTGCCCGCGGCCGCGTTGACCGCGCTCACGCGGCCCTCGGCGTCCACGGAGAGCAGGCCGTCGGGCATGGTGTCCAGGAGGCGGGAGTTGAAGCGCTCGAGCACGGCCAGCTGGTGGCCGGTCTCGCGCCGCCTGGCGTAGGCGTTGGCCAGGTAGAGGAAGAGCGTCGCGGCGCAGAGGATGAAGCCGGTCTGGTACATGGCCGCGCGCATGTCCTCGGCGTAGATCTTCAGGTATTCGTCGACGCCCAGGCCGAGCACCAGGTACGAGGCGCCGCCCGGGCCCTGGGCGGGCAGCTCGCAGGAGGTCTCGCCCGGGGAGTCGCAGAGCGCGGCCAGGGGCGGAGCGGCGTGGTCGAGCAGGAAGAAGACGCGCTTGCCGTCGGCCTCGATGAAGCCGTGCCAGGTGCGTCCCTGGCGCATGGCCTCCAGCGCCTTTGGCGGCAGTTCGGGCAGCGGGCCCGAGGCCGGGTCCTTGAACGAGGCGAGGTAGCGGCCGTCCGGCCCCACCAGGGCCAGATAGCGCACGTCGCTGCCCTGCACGGTCTCGCGGAAGAGCTCGCCCGCCAGGGAGCCGAAGCCCCGGCCCCGGCCCGGACCGCGGCCGCGCGCTCCGGGTTGCTCCGCCTGGGGACCGTTCTGCGGCGCGGGGACCTCGCCGGGCTCGAAGGCATGACGGTCCATGCCGCCGCCCATCATTCCCTGCCCCATCATGCCGCCGCCCATCATGCCTTGCCCCATGCCCCGGCCCATGAGCGGGCGCAGGCGGTGCATGAGCTGCGCCTCCACGCCGCGGGCCACCACGCCCGCGGTCAGGGTCAGGTGGCGGTCGAGCAGGTCCCGCTGGCGCAGGACGCCTGCCCAGGCCATGTAGATCAGGCTCGCGGTGACGACCACGACGCCCAGCACGGTCATGAAGGTGACGCTCTTGGTCGCGGGCTGCGTGGTGATGTCCATGCGGGGCTACCTAGCGCGATTTCGCGGCTCTTGGCTAGAGAGGGGGCCCCCGGAGGGGGCCGGACCCGGCGTTGTGGTCGCCGGGTCCGGCAGGGTGTGTGGCATCAGGAGTGGAGTCGAGGCGTAAGGCAGTGAACGTTGTCGTCCGGTCGGGTGTTACCAGCCGCGGCCGGGGCAGCCGTAGCCGTAGCCGTTGTCGTAGCCGGGACCCATCATGCCGGGGCCCATGCCGTGGCCGTGGCCGTAGCCGCCCATCATGCCGGGGCCCATGCCGTAGCCGGGACCCATGCCGTAGCCGCCGCCGGAACCGGGGCCGACGTCGATGCCCGCGGCGTCGAGCTTGTCGCGGAAGCTCTCACGCTCCTGGTGCATCTTCACGCGCAGGTCCTTCATCTCGCCCACGAGGGCCGGGATGCGCTTGCTGTCCGTGCCGCGCAGGGAGTCCAGCTCGGTCTGCTTGGCCCAGTAGTCCTGGCCCAGGTTGAACATCTTTTCCTGGTGCTCCTTCATGAGCTTGTCGAAAGTCTGCTGCTGCTCGGGGGACAGGGCGGTGTAGGCGCCGGAGCCGTAGCCGTAGCCCGGGCCGCGGGCGAAGGCAGAGGCGCCGACGAGGCCGACCAGCAGGGCGGTGACGGCGAGGATGGTCAATGTACGCTTCATGATGATGCCTCCTATCGGTTGCATGTGCGTTCGTTAGTGCCTTTTCTTAGGCATGACTCGTGCCAAACGTGAATATTCAACGATTGCTGCGTACTGGAGTTTTGTCGGAGGGATTTGCAGGCCGTTTTTGTGCAAGCAGATGCACAAGATGTCTGCACGTCCTTGCACATCCTTCTGCACATGAAGCGGCCGGGCTGCACTTTTCGCGCGTTCCCGGCGGGGAACGGCAGGCGCGGCCGGGCGCGTTGACATCGCCGGGCCGAGGGGCTACCCATCCGCCAGCCCAAGGATGGAGCAGGCCGCTGAAAAAGCGCCATCCGCCGCGCTGCCGCGGAAAGTGCAACCCCCCGCGCATCTTGAGAATGCGCGCCGGACGTGAACTTTCCTCGTGCCGCGCACCCGATGTGTTTCGAGCGGCCTGCGGAAATGGGATCGATCGTCATTCAGAGAGGTTCGCCATGCGCGAGAAGGTGGAGGCCGCACTGGCCAAGGTCCGGCCGTTTCTGCAGAACGACGGCGGAGACATCGAGCTGGTCGGCGTGACGCCCGAGGGCGTGGTCCAGGTGCGCCTTACCGGCGCCTGCAAGGGCTGCCCCATGTCCCAGAAGACTCTCAAGAACGCCGTGGAGAAGATGGTGCTCAAGGAAGTGCCGGAAGTCACGCGCGTCGAGGCCGTCTGAGGCGGCGGAGGCCCCGGAGACGTCCGGGCCCCGTGGTTCTTTCCAGTTTTTTTCCTTAAGGACGCACCATGAGCATCGTCACCAGATTCGCGCCGAGCCCCACCGGCTATCTCCACGTGGGCGGCGCGCGCACCGCGATCTTTTCCTGGCTCCTGGCCCGCCACGAGGGCGGCAGGTTCCTTTTGCGCATCGAGGACACGGACCGCGAGCGCTCCACGCCCGAGGCCACCCGGGCCATCCTGGACGGCATGTCCTGGCTCGGCCTCGAGTGGGACGGCGAGATCTGCTACCAGTCGAGCCGCGAGGAACGGCACAACGCCGCCGTGGACCGGCTCCTGGCCGAAGGCAAGGCCTACTGGTGCGAGTGCACGCCCGACGAGGTCGAGGCCATGCGCGAGCGCGCCCGGGCCGAGGGCAGGAAGCCCAAGTACGACGGCCGCTGCCGCGAGCGCGGCCTCGGCCCCGGGCCCGGCCGCGTGGTGCGCCTGAAGGCCCCGCTCGACGGCGCCACCTCCTACGAGGACATGGTCAAGGGCTACATCAGCATCGCCAACGAGGAGATGGACGACCTGATCCTCCGGCGCTCGGACGGCTCGCCGACCTACAACCTGGCCGTGGTCGTGGACGACGCCGAGATGGGCGTGACCCACGTCCTGCGCGGCGAGGACCACGTCTCCAACACCCCGCGCCAGATCCTCATCTACAAGGCGCTGGGGCTGCCCGTGCCGCGCTTCGGCCACGTGCCCATGATCCTCGGCCCGGACAAGAAGAAGCTCTCCAAGCGCCACGGCGCCACCTCGGTCTTCGAGTACCACC
Coding sequences within:
- a CDS encoding nitrogen regulation protein NR(II) — its product is MDITTQPATKSVTFMTVLGVVVVTASLIYMAWAGVLRQRDLLDRHLTLTAGVVARGVEAQLMHRLRPLMGRGMGQGMMGGGMMGQGMMGGGMDRHAFEPGEVPAPQNGPQAEQPGARGRGPGRGRGFGSLAGELFRETVQGSDVRYLALVGPDGRYLASFKDPASGPLPELPPKALEAMRQGRTWHGFIEADGKRVFFLLDHAAPPLAALCDSPGETSCELPAQGPGGASYLVLGLGVDEYLKIYAEDMRAAMYQTGFILCAATLFLYLANAYARRRETGHQLAVLERFNSRLLDTMPDGLLSVDAEGRVSAVNAAAGRLLAGEAQGEGAPGDGTGTADALVGRPLAEVLPAAVPGDGVLAAEAAGHRLEIIMRSLGEGQGRIVLLRDRTEALALEERLRQAEKLAAVGRMAAAVAHEVRNPLSSLRGFAQFFTKRLAGTKPDEDYAATMVREADRLNKVITDLLYLARPRAQALEAVAVRPVTEDVARLLKFDLEERGARLDLALDGQAVLGDADGLKQILLNLLLNALAALPQGEAQGGPESGNGGLVSVSAAQAEGGMVRLSVSDNGSGMDEEQRERALEPFFTTRAGGTGLGLSIVQGIVESWGGSVELDSAPGRGTTVHCLLKEAPHV
- a CDS encoding NifU family protein gives rise to the protein MREKVEAALAKVRPFLQNDGGDIELVGVTPEGVVQVRLTGACKGCPMSQKTLKNAVEKMVLKEVPEVTRVEAV
- a CDS encoding Spy/CpxP family protein refolding chaperone, with protein sequence MKRTLTILAVTALLVGLVGASAFARGPGYGYGSGAYTALSPEQQQTFDKLMKEHQEKMFNLGQDYWAKQTELDSLRGTDSKRIPALVGEMKDLRVKMHQERESFRDKLDAAGIDVGPGSGGGYGMGPGYGMGPGMMGGYGHGHGMGPGMMGPGYDNGYGYGCPGRGW
- the gltX gene encoding glutamate--tRNA ligase, whose amino-acid sequence is MSIVTRFAPSPTGYLHVGGARTAIFSWLLARHEGGRFLLRIEDTDRERSTPEATRAILDGMSWLGLEWDGEICYQSSREERHNAAVDRLLAEGKAYWCECTPDEVEAMRERARAEGRKPKYDGRCRERGLGPGPGRVVRLKAPLDGATSYEDMVKGYISIANEEMDDLILRRSDGSPTYNLAVVVDDAEMGVTHVLRGEDHVSNTPRQILIYKALGLPVPRFGHVPMILGPDKKKLSKRHGATSVFEYHHQGILPEAMVNYLARLGWSSGDQEIFSREELVKLFTVDNLGTSAAVFDMDKLLWLNAHYIKESSPERLADLLPPFYEAQGMAAPERDYLLKVVPHYQPRAKTLVEFVENSAFFFTPDEALAYDQAAAAKFLTPEAKEHVRAIRDILKDLPDFEEATVEAALAAYVESSGASFKVIAQPLRVAVTGSTRSPGLHQTLSALGRGRTLARIERALAL